A stretch of Henckelia pumila isolate YLH828 chromosome 4, ASM3356847v2, whole genome shotgun sequence DNA encodes these proteins:
- the LOC140860790 gene encoding uncharacterized protein → MSFRQKDVESLNAAWSRFKKMLRVCPVHDLSIGQQVETFYYGVDSSVRSMLDAAANGSLYRKTPAAALEIISNMDESNVSWQDSRREKKVGFLEMDALTAITAKLDGLTHQVSQLQVNKSAPSKQVNQVMGSTAAVEGSASGIPYMPDSFFEGPPVFEGDSVNYVGSQGRQQFNQYSFSYNQGWRSHPNFGWKQAENSVEPQCFNLPQQPAQQRPPQQTVRPPQDAGPSMPPGFNTSENKSNLEDMLAKYIAGNEMRWQNHDAMMQRVETQLEQLANQLSSRAPGSLPSDTVKNPKEVNVIFVQQAMTVKTEEIEVKVEHTPEQVILSPCKDALAQIPSYAKFLKEILANKRKLTNLGTVNLNEECSAVLLNKLPPKLQDPGSFSIPCAIGSMPFDKTLCDLGASINLMSYSLAKKLGIGITEPTTMSLKLADRSIKHPKGIVENVLLKVDEFIFPVDFVVLDIDDDRETPLILRRPFLATSRALIDVQKGELILRLNEKQVVFNMFKSDSSYPKVNDFCLNIDAHGICVGSNVEVRNEVKLSSLKTKELTAISQNPKFSVEEPPGLEYKSLPSYLKYVTLEDSSIPVIVSSYLAGREESKLARLLRDYIRTMGWSIDDIKGLGPIVMVDDSIGRNRGDEGYRSTTSNDPP, encoded by the exons ATGTCGTTTAGGCAGAAAGATGTAGAATCACTGAATGCCGCATGGTCGagatttaaaaagatgttgagaGTATGTCCAGTACACGATCTCTCCATAGGCCAACAAGTAGAGACTTTCTACTACGGGGTTGATTCATCTGTGCGTTCCATGCTTGATGCAGCTGCCAATGGCAGCCTATATAGAAAAACTCCTGCAGCAGCACTTGAAATCATTTCGAATATGGATGAAAGCAATGTTAGTTGGCAAGACAGCAGGAGGGAAAAAAAAGTTGGATTTCTGGAGATGGATGCTCTGACAGCAATTACAGCAAAACTTGATGGACTGACTCATCAAGTATCTCAACTGCAAGTGAATAAATCTGCACCATCAAAGCAGGTGAATCAAGTCATGGGAAGCACTGCGGCAGTTGAAGGATCAGCGAGTGGCATTCCATACATGCCAGATTCATTTTTTGAAGGACCGCCAGTTTTTGAAGGAGATTCGGTGAATTATGTGGGGAGCCAAGGGCGACAACAGTTTAATCAGTACAGTTTCTCATACAATCAGGGTTGGAGAAGTCACCCAAATTTTGGGTGGAAACAGGCTGAAAATTCTGTCGAGCCTCAATGTTTTAATCTACCTCAGCAGCCTGCACAGCAAAGGCCTCCGCAGCAAACAGTTAGACCTCCACAAGATGCTGGACCTTCTATGCCGCCGGGTTTCAACACATCTGAGAACAAGTCAAATCTTGAAGATATGCTTGCAAAATACATAGCTGGAAACGAGatgagatggcagaaccatgATGCCATGATGCAAAGGGTTGAAACTCAGTTGGAACAATTGGCGAACCAATTATCTTCCCGGGCTCCAGGCTCACTACCTAGTGACACAGTGAAGAATCCTAAGGAAGTGAATGTCATCTTTGTGCAACAAGCTATGACAGTCAAGACAGAGGAGATAGAAGTCAAGGTAGAGCACACACCAGAACAAGTCATTCTTTCTCCATGCaaag ATGCCCTAGCTCAAATACCGAGTTATGCTAAGTTCTTGAAAGAAATTCTAGCAAATAAGAGGAAGCTGACCAATTTGGGTACCGTGAATTTGAATGAGGAATGTTCGGCAGTACTTCTAAACAAACTCCCACCAAAACttcaagatccagggagtttttctataccttgTGCTATCGGTAGTATGCCATTTGATAAGACTTTATGTGATCTAGGTGCTAGTAtcaatttaatgtcatattcaCTTGCAAAAAAATTGGGTATAGGAATAACGGAACCTACCACTATGTCCCTCAAGCTTGCTGATAGATCAATTAAACATCCTAAGGGAATAGTGGAGAATGTTTTGCTTAAAGTTGATGAATTTATCTTTCCTGTGGACTTTGTGGTACTTGATATTGATGATGATCGTGAAACTCCTTTGATATTAAGACGTCCATTCTTGGCAACCAGTAGAGCATTAATTGATGTTCAGAAGGGGGAATTAATACTTCGGTTGAATGAGAAGCAAGTGGTGTTTAATATGTTTAAAAGTGATTCCTCTTATCCTAAAGTCAATGATTTTTGTCTGAATATTGATGCTCATGGTATATGTGTAGGTAGCAATGTTGAGGTACGAAATGAAGTGAAATTGTCCTCTTTGAAGACGAAAGAATTAACTGCAATCTcgcaaaatccaaaattttctgTCGAAGAGCCTCCTGGACTTGAATATAAATCTTTGCCCTCTTATTTGAAATATGTGACGTTGGAAGATTCAAGTATACCTGTAATTGTGTCATCTTATTTGGCAGGTAGGGAAGAATCAAAGCTTGCTAGGCTCTTACGCGATTATATCCGCACAATGGGGTGGAGCATTGATGATATAAAAGGACTTGGACCCATAGTGATGGTGGATGACAGCATAGGCAGAAATCGTGGTGACGAAGGATATAGATCCACGACATCAAATGATCCACCTTAA
- the LOC140866726 gene encoding uncharacterized protein At5g65660 — protein MEHGGAPVSHGSGSRPSLGFPLGTALLLLVIFTLSGIFSCCYHWDKLRRTLSLRLPDLEAGADLGPSKPKSPHHKLKQQGNQSMSVIMPGDNVPKFIAMPCPCEPPRREENAVELQKPRPKAPPRIAVPLY, from the exons ATGGAACACGGTGGCGCCCCCGTTTCTCACGGGTCGGGCTCGCGGCCCTCGCTGGGATTCCCACTCGGCACAGCCCTTCTTCTGCTCGTCATTTTCACCCTCAGCGGAATATTCTCCTGCTGCTACCACTGGGACAAGCTCCGCCGCACCCTCTCCCTCCGCCTCCCGGATCTCGAAGCCGGCGCTGATCTTGGCCCCTCCAAGCCCAAGTCCCCTCACCAT AAATTGAAGCAACAAGGGAATCAAAGCATGTCAGTCATAATGCCCGGCGATAACGTTCCCAAGTTCATAGCAATGCCGTGCCCATGTGAGCCGCCGCGGCGGGAAGAAAACGCCGTGGAGCTGCAGAAGCCGCGGCCAAAAGCGCCGCCGCGGATCGCCGTGCCTCTGTATTGA